GCTAGATTACTAGCTTAAAGTTATTCTAAATTATAAGACGTATGTAAAAAAACAAGTTTAGTTACTGTCAACATAATTTTTGtgctatttttgtgtatttttagaTTTGCCAAATAATAAGTGGACAGAATGTCAATTTTGCAAAATGGTCATAACCACGGTAAATCTTTGGAGACATATTCGTACGCAACATACGCCTCAACCGCCCCGTAAATGCGAGCTatgcaacaaaaatttcaaaaacaaatacagtCTACGCGAACACATACGAATTTCGCACGAACAAAAAATCACAGTGAAGTCAGAAAACTGATTGACAATATTTCATTTGCGTCGGTAAATTGACCGCACttcttatttaataaaataacgtGAATAAAGGAAGAGCTTAGCAGCAAATGCCAAGCTTATTATGAAAACCGTTATTAACTGCAATCAAGAAAGGCAACTATAAATAACTTCGATGTTAATTTAATACCAGTGAGCAGAGCACATAAATACGtccaaaaaatatgaataataatgGAACTACCAAAATGAAATTATGATGAAAAATGCTAGAGATTTAACCTAAAAAGTGCAAAgtagatttattttaattaagccAGTGTATTGCAATATTCAATTATTAGCTGAATTccggtttaatttatttaaacaatggTCGATTGATTTTGGTAatgattttaatacttttttgtaaTATAGTTGATTAACGAACTTTGCGCTGCACTATTcgtaattattattaaacacaaaccactgtacattttaattaatcttctattacatataaaacaaacaaatattaatataatttaaaatatctaaaGGCACATTTATTCAACACTAAAACTCAGAGAAGGTAATAACGattgatattaaatattagAGCTTGATTAGTGTATACTGTGGGGCAGAAATCTCCCAATTCATATAATTTGCTTATTTTCTAAATCATTCGCAAGATCCtagcaaatacatacacatttcgGCTTAAACTGATAATAGGACAAAACAAAAGtaaagacaaaaaaatttaagtgagGTAGATGTGTAAATCgatgtataaatttaataagtatCTATCATGtttcattaattaaatacaGATGTATAAAGGAtatgtattacaatttttataggaTAGACTTAGATTTaacggaaataaaaataaatcagattgatatacatacatatataattctatAATGTAGGTGTAGATTTACTTGTAACTTAAAAGTATGTGTAGGACGAGAGGAATTAATTAATAtgcaatatttgcaaaaaatatttttttgccgataaactatatatacatacatatataagggtaatatttaaaaaaaaaaaagattccaaaattgaaattcaaaaaactGTACAAAATAATAcctataataaaatttgaagaaatCACGAAgtgagaaaatgaaaaatagcGTAGAATATTTAAATACAGTTTCGGCTACCGGAAAATTTAGCTATAAAAAAGTAAGATAATAGAAAATTTCCATATCTCGAGTCGATAAGAAACGCTTATCATATAGTACAATTTGTggacaaaaaaaagtattaagcaGTACAGCTTTGGATAAAAACAACATGAATCAAAATTCATATTGAAATTCTCATATTTTCGTTTCCCTAATCGCTAATTCAttcgttttcaatattttctttaaaaaaattggaattaCTGGGGTTTTATGGTACCATGGAAGTTTTcttgtgaatatttttatataacatcTCAATTATTAAGTCACATTTAAATCATGATGAAATtgctaattagaaaattaaaaaaattaaatttaatacatgaaatacaaacaaatttaaaagaatactatataaataaaataaagtaattgtaatatacttatactgattatattatatgtatgtaatatttataaGCAGGATagacttttattataattttcaaaaatataaatgaatgtcgaaaaaatatttgtttattttttatattatatgtgggtCAGCTTAATTGGATGAGCTTATACCGAGTAAGAAATAAGCGCTATACACTACTTTAATTGAATCCATAAtttaaagctaattttaaacGGTTCATTTTGTAGACGTGCAGTGTCGATGACAATACTTAACATGTATTATGATAGCTCTGTTGATgctaaataagtaaaataataataagaggTCTTCACTACATCATATATTGGATTGTCTAAAAACGCCCACGAAATTTTGGGAGGGTTTAGTATGTAAAAGGCTCTTTCCTGGTTTgcgttacaattttttttgtttatatttatgtagttCTCTACAACCGACCGACTACTAATAGACACTAGCTATTTAGTTGTACAAGTTAACAAATCTTTTctacatatttcaaaattaatgctCCTTCTATATTTTCACATTTCAGTCGAAGAGCAAAATTTAACATGTAAATTTTGTAAACGAAAATTGCAGTCGATGAATGCATTACGACGGCATATAACTTCTCGGCACTCGGAAATTTCTGGAAAGGAACACGAGTGTACCATCTGTAGCAAGAGTTTCAAGACGAAATGGTCACTATCAACGCACAATTCACGCTTCCACAGAGATATGCGTGTAACAAAAGAATGCATTAAAATGGAATTCACTTAAAGCACATAACAACACAACAGCCTATGTAACCATAATGAATTTCAACATTAGGGTTTTATTGTTGTGAATGTTTGTAAatcctttaattttaattctagacataaaacacacatacacacatatatgtaaattaaattcattatgatattcatatgtaattattgctttttcgaaataaataatatttgactttataaaaactgtatgtatgtaaatcgaaaatagaaaaataaacaaatatactatataaaaataaaatttttatttcacaaatttaattatacatgtgaaatattatttaataagctTTAAGACCTGGTAGTGGAAATTTCGCACTAAACCCTTCAACGCCGCTACGCAGTTTGCTCAGTTTTTCTGCAATTTCTTTATTTGACTTCAAGGTTTGCTTGAAATCCACCAATTTGGGGCCAGACATTTTAGTTGTTTCAACACACAGTTTTAAAGCGCGATCTATGTAATCCACAACGACATCAATATCTGTCTCCACCAAGCCACGTGTAGTTAAAGCTGGTGTGCCAAGACGTATGCCAGATGGATTCAGCGCTGATTTATCACCGGGTACTGTGTTTTTGTTACATGCAATATTCACTTCCTCCAAAATATATTCGGCTTTGGCGCCAGTCAAACCAACATTACGCAAGTCGAGTAGTACTAAATGAACATCAGTTCCACCTGTAGCAACATTGTAGCCTCGCTGTATCAAACCATCACAAAGACGACGGGCATTGCTAATCACTTGTCGCTGGTAGTCAATAAACTCTTTAGTTTGCGCCTGTTTAAAAGCGGTGGCAATTCCAGCAATTGTGTTATTATGTGGTCCACCTATATAAATTAGTTTTGAGTgattatttaataagtatataaagatatttgaaaaatttaattatttgaattgtAATTTTCTGCtaggttttaagttttaagttaatttctaaggtcaatataaaatatttattttcaaaaggcGTCGAAGCTCCTTAgtttggtatatacatatatatgtatgtataaataatatatgcttAACAAAAAACATGGACAATGAGCCCTACCATATTTACCAGAAATGATCGAGTTACCTACCTTGTAGACCTGGAAACACTGCTCCATTAATGCGATCTTCTAAATCATATGTCACTTTATCACCATTTGGCAGAACTTTGCGTACGCCCTTGCGATAGAAAATGACACCAGCACGCGGACCACGCAACGTTTTGTGTGTTGTAGTGCTCACCACATCCGCATATTCAAATGGTGAGGGTATTAAACCAGCTGCCACTAAACCAGCAATATGTGCCATATCGGCAAAGAGATATGAATCATTTTGATCACAGATTTTACGGAAGCGGGCATAGTCAAGACAACGTGAGTAACAAGAAACACCAGCTATAATAACGCGAGGTCTGAAGAGTTTGGCATTCGCCTCCAATTGATCGTAATCGATAAGACCCGTTTGTGCGTCCACTTTATATGGCATACTCTCAAAATATATTGATGTTGCTGAAATACGTTTATTAGCCGTCATGAAACCGTGTGTTAAATGGCCACCATCTGGCAAATCAAGACCCATTATACGATCGTGGGGTTGACAGAGCGCAGTGTACACGGCAAAGTTAGCTGGCGAACCAGAATAAGGCTGAACATTGACGCCCCATTCCTCTGGATTGAGACGAAATGCTTCAAGTGCACGCTTTTGAGCAAGTCGTTCCACTTCATCAATAAATTCATTGCCACCATAGTACCGCTTGCCAGGCATACCTTCGGAGTACTTATTGTGCAGGCAAGAACTCAAGCATTCCAAAACAGATACGGATGTAAAATTCTCACTGGCAATCATTTCTAAACCAACAGTTTGACGTTTCTTTTCTGCCTTTATAATGGCGTAAAGTTCCGGGTCACTGTCGCCCACGCCTTCATTCAATAGTTTAAGATTTCCAGACATGttcttgaaataaaaatatgatcgtcaatatttgtttaaaaaaaactatttgtacttaatttaagtatttactacttacataaaaattaaataatattaaattgttttgttgaatataacagaaaaaaaaaaattattgtatattatagttttatgcCCCTTATtaaacaaaagtaaattttgtaatattccCGAGTTTAGTCTCAAAATATGTAGTTTGTTGCCGATGATCGAACAGTTAATAATTGTCAGAGTTTAATATGTTTAATcacattacttattttttcttttaagctgataataaataagaaaaataacaaaataatatgtatTCAGGTCACAGGTTATAGATTATTGACGTACAATTGATAAAGTAACGATTTTGCTGATATGTATTATATGCTTGGATCaaatgaaaatgatatttttaaaatatggtcGCGTGGTAATAACAAGCTACTCCATAAACatgtttttgtttcaaaacagttcaatacttatatatttatatacatacgacatatactacatattattttatagatCACTGATAATGCAAGTatcacttaatataatattcaacaacttggaatattgaatattactgacataaaaatttagtttacgaTACAAGTTGCATATTTGCTCAATAATTTGGCCAtcacgtatatacataagtgagtAAATGCCCATGCATGTGTATGTTATTACATACACTTGGAAGTTCGATTagataaaatatacattttaatagTACATTATGCCAATGTAAGTGTTTACACAGG
The sequence above is drawn from the Bactrocera oleae isolate idBacOlea1 chromosome 5, idBacOlea1, whole genome shotgun sequence genome and encodes:
- the Shmt gene encoding serine hydroxymethyltransferase isoform X1, translating into MLVQNITPRAIYTLSTRTQLSNAGSKVLYQRFLAQASIANTATTRSHFSYNKQLEKGRSIFGVFVANYSTNMSGNLKLLNEGVGDSDPELYAIIKAEKKRQTVGLEMIASENFTSVSVLECLSSCLHNKYSEGMPGKRYYGGNEFIDEVERLAQKRALEAFRLNPEEWGVNVQPYSGSPANFAVYTALCQPHDRIMGLDLPDGGHLTHGFMTANKRISATSIYFESMPYKVDAQTGLIDYDQLEANAKLFRPRVIIAGVSCYSRCLDYARFRKICDQNDSYLFADMAHIAGLVAAGLIPSPFEYADVVSTTTHKTLRGPRAGVIFYRKGVRKVLPNGDKVTYDLEDRINGAVFPGLQGGPHNNTIAGIATAFKQAQTKEFIDYQRQVISNARRLCDGLIQRGYNVATGGTDVHLVLLDLRNVGLTGAKAEYILEEVNIACNKNTVPGDKSALNPSGIRLGTPALTTRGLVETDIDVVVDYIDRALKLCVETTKMSGPKLVDFKQTLKSNKEIAEKLSKLRSGVEGFSAKFPLPGLKAY
- the Shmt gene encoding serine hydroxymethyltransferase isoform X2, translating into MSGNLKLLNEGVGDSDPELYAIIKAEKKRQTVGLEMIASENFTSVSVLECLSSCLHNKYSEGMPGKRYYGGNEFIDEVERLAQKRALEAFRLNPEEWGVNVQPYSGSPANFAVYTALCQPHDRIMGLDLPDGGHLTHGFMTANKRISATSIYFESMPYKVDAQTGLIDYDQLEANAKLFRPRVIIAGVSCYSRCLDYARFRKICDQNDSYLFADMAHIAGLVAAGLIPSPFEYADVVSTTTHKTLRGPRAGVIFYRKGVRKVLPNGDKVTYDLEDRINGAVFPGLQGGPHNNTIAGIATAFKQAQTKEFIDYQRQVISNARRLCDGLIQRGYNVATGGTDVHLVLLDLRNVGLTGAKAEYILEEVNIACNKNTVPGDKSALNPSGIRLGTPALTTRGLVETDIDVVVDYIDRALKLCVETTKMSGPKLVDFKQTLKSNKEIAEKLSKLRSGVEGFSAKFPLPGLKAY